From Lemur catta isolate mLemCat1 chromosome 21, mLemCat1.pri, whole genome shotgun sequence, a single genomic window includes:
- the RFLNA gene encoding refilin-A, whose protein sequence is MVGHLHLQGMEDGPKEQGREGLLDSPDSGLPPSPSPSPPFYSLAPGILDARAGGAGASSEPLGPSEARALPSLLPTPPAPEMRARLLPVCFGESIKVDPEPSHEIRCNSEVKYASERHFRDKVFYAPVPTVTAYSETIVAAPNCTWRNYRSQLTLEPRPRALRFRSTTIIFPKHACRSFRTTLHCSLGRPRRWFTSSVQLQLCQDPGPGLPRPAGP, encoded by the exons ATGGTGGGCCACCTGCATCTGCAGGGCATGGAGGACGGCCCCAAGGAGCAGGGCCGGGAGGGCTTGCTGGACAGCCCCGACTCCgggctgccccccagccccagccccagcccgccCTTCTACTCGCTGGCGCCTGGCATCCTGGACGCGCGCGCGGGGGGCGCCGGCGCCTCCTCGGAGCCCCTGGGACCCAGCGAGGCCAGAGCG ctgccctccctcctcccaacgCCGCCGGCGCCCGAGATGAGAGCCCGGCTGCTGCCCGTGTGCTTTGGGGAGAGCATCAAGGTGGACCCGGAACCCTCGCATGAAATCCG ctgcaACTCCGAGGTCAAGTACGCCTCGGAGCGGCACTTCCGGGACAAGGTCTTCTACGCGCCGGTGCCCACTGTCACAGCCTACAGCGAGACGATCGTGGCGGCGCCCAACTGCACGTGGCGCAACTACCGCAGCCAGCTGACCCTGGAGCCGCGCCCGCGCGCCCTGCGCTTCCGCAGCACCACCATCATCTTCCCCAAGCACGCGTGCCGCTCCTTCCGGACCaccctgcactgcagcctgggccgGCCCCGCCGCTGGTTCACCTCCAGCGTGCAGCTGCAGCTGTGCCAGGACCCCGGGCCCGGCCTCCCGCGCCCCGCCGGGCCCTAG